Within the Deinococcus aerolatus genome, the region CAATGCCGCGCGCCACCACGTCGTGCGTGGGCAGGCGCGTGATGTTCTGGCCCAGAAAGTGAATGCTGCCGGTGGTCGGCTGATAGAAGCCCGAGATCAGGTTGAAAAACGTGCTCTTGCCCGCCCCGTTCGGCCCGATGATGGCGGTGATCTTGCCGGCCTCGATGCTGGCCGTTACGTCCTGCACGGCGTGGTTGCCGCCGAAGCGGATGCCCAGCCCCTTAACTTCCAGCATTCCGGGCCTCCTTCTTAGGCGTGGCCGGCACGCGCCGCGCCGTGAAGCGGCTCCACAGCCCCACCAGTCCCTGCGGCGCGAACATGACCAGCAGCACCAGCAGCGGTCCGAAGACGATGTACTGGTAATCCTGTAACCCCTTGAGGTTCTGCGCCAGGGTGTACATCAGCGCCGGTCCCAGCAGCGGCCCGGCCAGCGTGCCCAGGCCGCCCACCAGCAGGTACAGCAGGATGGTGAAGGTCTGGATTGGCCCGGTGGCCGCCGAACCCAGGAAGCCCAGGGACGTGGCGTACAGTCCGCCCGCGAAGCCCGCGATGGCGGTGGACAGCATCATGGCCCGCAGCTTGTGCGAGTACACGTCAATGCCCGCGCTGCGGGCCAGATCGTCGCCGCCGCGAATGGCGACCAGCGACCGCCCGAACACGCTGCCGCGCGCCCGCGCCACCGCGATCACGGTCAGGGCCAGACTGACCAGGGCCAGGTAGTAAAAGCCCCCGGACAGCTTGAGACCCACGCTGTTGGCCAGCGCCTCCAGTCCGGCAGGCGGCTGAATGCCGTTCAGGCCGTCATTGCCGCCGGTCAGCGCGTCCCACTTGTTGATCACCAGCATGATGATCACGCCCACGCCCAGCGTGAAGATGGCAAACGTATCGCCCTTGGTGCGGAAGGCCACCAGCCCCAGCAGCAACCCGGCCAGCGCCGTGATCACCACGGCCACCGGCCACGCCAGCCAGAAGCTCCAGCCCATCTTGAGCGTCAGGATGCCGACGGCGTACGCGCCGATGCCAAAAAAGCCCGCATGTGCCAGCGGCAACTGCCCGGTGTAGCCCAGCAGCACGTTCAGGCCGTAGGCCAGAATCGCGTAGATCATGATGTTCACGCCGATGTCCAGCACGTACCCCGATGGGCTGAACAGGGGCACCAGTGCGGCCAGAATGAAGACCGCGACCCACCACATCCAGGCTTTCATGTGCCCCTCTTGAACAGGCCCTGAGGCCGGATCGCCAGCACCAGCACCAGCATGGCGAACCCGATCACGTCGGCAAAGTCCAGGCTGATGTACGCGCCGCCGAAGGTCTCAGCGAACGACAGCAGGAACGCGCCCACGATGGCGCCCGGCACGCTGCCCATGCCGCCCAGGATGATGATGGCGAAGACCTTGAGGTTCATGACCTCGCCCATGCTGGGGCTGACCAGCAGCGTCGGGGCAATCAAGGCCGCCGCCGCCGCCGCCAGCAACCCGGAGATGGCAAAGGTCAGGGCGCCCACCCGGTTGGTGTTGATGCCCACCAGACGTGCGCCCTCGCGGTTCTGCGACATGGCCTCGATGGTAGCCCCGGTCAGGGTGCGCTTCAGGAAGTAGTTCAGGCCCACCACCACCACCACGCTCGCGGCGATGATGATCAGGCGCTGCCAGGTGATGATCACGCCTCCGATGTCGACGATGCCGTTGATGGGTGCGGGAATCTGCTTGAAGTCCGGCCCCCAGATCAGCTGCACGGCGGCCTCCAAGAAGAACAGCACGCCAATCGCCGCAATCATGGGGGACACGTGCGGCGCGTCCCTGAGCGGGTAAAAGATCACCCGTTCCATCAGGGCGGCCAGCAGCGCCACCCCGACGGCGGCCAGCAGCAGCGACGGCACGTAGCCGATGCCCAGCCCGGTCAGCGAGGCGTAGGTCAGGTACGCGCCCAGCATGTACAGCCCGCCGTGCGCGAAGTTGGGCACGCGCATCACGCCGTACACCAGCGTGAGGCCCAGCGCCACCAGGGCGTAGACCCCGCCCAGGGCCAGGGCATTGAAGAGTTGTTGCAGGAAAGTGATCAAGCGGGAATCCTCCAGAAGGCAGGGGTAAGGGACGGGGGGCTTCACGGAGAAGCAGCTCAAACGGTTGAGTGGAGGCCGGAAGCCAAGGACACGGAAGACTGGGGGGCCTGGACAGTGGCTGGAGGCTGGGGTGGGGGCGGCGGCGTTGCGGTGAGGGCCGCGCACTTCCAGGTCAGGCAACCGGCCCAGGGGGTCAGCTCAGGCAATCAAAACGCGCCCCGCATAAATGCGTCGGGGCGCGGGCAGCGGGGCGGCACTCGGGCAGAACCTGAGCGCCGCCCCACCCGCTTTACTTGAATACCTTGGTGACGCGCAGCTTGGTGTACTTGCCGTCCTTGACGCTGGCAATGATGAACTCGGCGTCGGCGTGGCCGTCGGGCGTGACGCCCAGCATCTTGTAGATGGTCTTGCTCTGGGGGAGTGCCTTGGCGGCGGCGTCCAGCTTGGCCTTGATCTTGATGGGGTCCTCGGTGGTCCCGGCCAGTTCCATGGCCTTGGCCAGCACGTTGACGCCCATGTAGTTCAGGGCCGCTTCACTGGTGGGAATCTTCTTGTAGGCGCGCTGGTACTGGGCCACGAAGACCTGGGTTCCAGCGAACTCCTTGGTGGGCAGCACGCCCACCGAGCCGTTCAGGTAGGAGACCGGAACGATCTGGTCCATCTGCTCGAACTTGGCCTGATCCATCACGATGAAGCCGCCCTTGAAGCCCTGCTCACGTGCGGCCTTGATCACCAGTGCGGTGGGCTGGCTGGGGCCGCCGACGAACAGCACGTCGGGTTTCTCGGACAGGGCCTTGGTCACGGCGGCGCTGTAGTCCACGGTGGTGCCGTAATCAACGCCGTTGTTGCTGCCCACGGT harbors:
- a CDS encoding ABC transporter substrate-binding protein, producing MKTRLLFPALVLTLAGSAFADKVVNIGYSGPLSGGAAFYGKDVQSGIEMGINDINKAGGVTVNGEKVTFKLVSLDDRYLPNETATNVKRLTSQGINVIFVPHAGGILTVQPMTARDPAFLLVAYSSEPKILEAKNPLTFMLPPRYDNYLQPFVSTQMKAFGKKLGMVGTTSAYGKQWGEAVTGEWQKQGGTVGSNNGVDYGTTVDYSAAVTKALSEKPDVLFVGGPSQPTALVIKAAREQGFKGGFIVMDQAKFEQMDQIVPVSYLNGSVGVLPTKEFAGTQVFVAQYQRAYKKIPTSEAALNYMGVNVLAKAMELAGTTEDPIKIKAKLDAAAKALPQSKTIYKMLGVTPDGHADAEFIIASVKDGKYTKLRVTKVFK
- a CDS encoding branched-chain amino acid ABC transporter permease, which translates into the protein MKAWMWWVAVFILAALVPLFSPSGYVLDIGVNIMIYAILAYGLNVLLGYTGQLPLAHAGFFGIGAYAVGILTLKMGWSFWLAWPVAVVITALAGLLLGLVAFRTKGDTFAIFTLGVGVIIMLVINKWDALTGGNDGLNGIQPPAGLEALANSVGLKLSGGFYYLALVSLALTVIAVARARGSVFGRSLVAIRGGDDLARSAGIDVYSHKLRAMMLSTAIAGFAGGLYATSLGFLGSAATGPIQTFTILLYLLVGGLGTLAGPLLGPALMYTLAQNLKGLQDYQYIVFGPLLVLLVMFAPQGLVGLWSRFTARRVPATPKKEARNAGS
- a CDS encoding branched-chain amino acid ABC transporter permease; translation: MITFLQQLFNALALGGVYALVALGLTLVYGVMRVPNFAHGGLYMLGAYLTYASLTGLGIGYVPSLLLAAVGVALLAALMERVIFYPLRDAPHVSPMIAAIGVLFFLEAAVQLIWGPDFKQIPAPINGIVDIGGVIITWQRLIIIAASVVVVVGLNYFLKRTLTGATIEAMSQNREGARLVGINTNRVGALTFAISGLLAAAAAALIAPTLLVSPSMGEVMNLKVFAIIILGGMGSVPGAIVGAFLLSFAETFGGAYISLDFADVIGFAMLVLVLAIRPQGLFKRGT